The region atatatttattcattgtttgtcttacattttaatacttttaatcaTCGTTTGAGTATTAACTTTAGTGATTTTGTGCTAAtatgatattttgatatgtacgaATAAAGCGATgtaaagatgaagagatttaAAACAACATTGAATAAAGcgtggaagaaaaagaaaaagaaaaagaaaggaggaaaaTGACAGGAGACAAGAGTGGGGAACAATCATTACACAAAAATTAGTGCAAAATGTGCattgaattgagaatttgaaATTGGAACGAAACGTACCTGGAAGCAATACTTTCAACGGACCGCGATAGTGAAAGCGAGCACCTTCAGTGCTTTACCCAGTGCGACCGGCAGAGGCAATTTTCTGAATTCACTTCTTTCAATTTTGTTTTGGACTGACTTATTTTGTTCGGGCTTTTTccctacacctataaatagtctATAAGACATAAgttttacataactttggacAACTTGTGACTCGGAGTTCATAACTTTGGGCTTAGAGAAAGCTTGGAGCCGCCGTGGAAGCCGGAGTTATAGGGTTTTACCTTTTCTGTAATATtcgtttttatgtttttattcaGACGATttgttattaatttttcatgtctatgtggagttaaattctttagttctagggtgTTGGCCCAAACATGAAAGTTAAtgtttgattatcgtttatatctattgattttccatctttgggttatttattaattcttggtcttaattgtttgatgATTTGACGAAATAGTTGACCACTATTTGTGGCGTGTGAATcgaacttgagaaagggaatttgcatgcgtaataagaataaatagagcttgttTGAGATCCTAAGGGTAATCATTTCGCTATTGAGGATAGAATATACTCTTTATcctgcttagttgaatacggacatttaaatgcgttcttgttattTTCTGACGATCATAAAGATATAGACGTTAGAGTAGCTTGAATAGACTTGTGAGCAATTCGagagatactcataaagttaatATTAACCCCTCAACTAGTAACCGAGAAAATAAATAGGTAGAACAATTAGAAGACTCAATTGGATTGTTAGTAGTCATAGTCCTAGATCTTTTTCTTATCCGATAAAAatccgctctttcttggttgaagttcattatttgtttttgtttttgttttttttttttaaaaaaaaaatttagttgaTACTTATATTTCTGGATTTTACGTCTTGTATAGATATTATGATCGTTTAATTAagtaaatagttaatcacaAGTCTCTGTGAGTTCGATATCGAATTTCTAAAAttactatattacttgtacaaCCGCGTATACTTGCATTTGCGTTTGAGAGCCATAACTTATATATTTGAACAACATTTATATCATATTAATGAACAAAAGAATACATGTATTTGACGGCTTCATGCACTGTTTTCGACTCACGGAAGCTTTTCGGTGTAAGCCTCAGTTTCATTGTATTTTACATGGTAAATATTGAAGTGCcttaatttatttctttatttttttatattttaaattctcTTAATAAAAATATTCGCTCCCTAACCGCTCCTAATGCCAACATCTATAAGTTGTGCACTAGAGTTTAGGTCGGATGTgccatttaattttttaaaaataagttgcATGTACTATAGATCTATAATTTAGTGGAGGGGTAGCTAGCTCATGAATGATTGATACCATGGGATTATATCATCTATTCTACATTGGATATAGAGCACATGATATGCCAATTCTAATGTACCTAATGGAGGGACATAACAATCAAAcgctattttattaatttataattcaatatcttattttattaataaattaaaCCAAATAACTCTTAGTGTATAACCAATAATTGGGATTATCAAATGTGGAATTTGACTATATAATATTGAGTAATTTGCACAATAGGATCTTCCAGTATCCTTTGTTTAAATTTTGATCTCGTTAAgaaaatatataagaaaattatttaacttaaatttCATTTATTGGGAAATCagttgaatttatttgaaagaggTCTAGTTTAGCGACACAACTAATCTAAATTTCGTTAATCCTTTGATTAAGTGGTTTTTGCAATAAAAAATAGTTGACATAATGAGCGAAATGATTCGTCATAATTAAAGAACTGAAGCGTAAGAGGAAAGAAAATTCTTATTCAATCTCTTGAAAGAGTTATGAAAATGGCTTGATGAATATAATGCTTGAAAAATCGTAAGTTTTGCAGAGAACAGTTGAGTGTAATGTTGTCTTATGACGGCAAATTAAATGGAGTACAATCAGGGGATAATGGGTAAATATAAGATTGACCTTAATTACTAACTACTTTCCCAACCCTATGCACGACTTAGCCATTATCGGCGTGGAGACCGAGGAGTCATGGTAGAATAGAGTGTGATCTCTTAAATCTTGGGGTGTCACTGTTACGCACACCTCTTCCCTTTAGACGTTCCAGGACGAAATACTTTGACATATACAATTCCGGAGGCAAAAAGTTGTATTCCGTGGCAAGCCTCACAATATTTCGGCAACCGCGATCGGCTGGTGTTGTGAATATTAAAGTGTGCCCCATCTTTTCACCACGTgtctaatatttttatattgaaatatttttacCAATACAAACATGTAGCCAAAGTCGTGAAAAAATATAATCATGATGAGTCGTCAAGAGCTTGCCTTAACAATAAATTATGGTGATCGTCACTATTTCTGGTCAAATTCTACTGATCACCACAACATGTTGTGTACGTAGAAATTCACCAACACAACATGTTATGGTGATCAATATGTTTATGCTTAGAAACTAAGTGTGATATTCATGTTTATCAGTACATATTTGAAACATTATTAGGtgaataaaagtgaaaaaaattagaCCTTTGCTGTTGGCGTTTTTGAATTTAGACATGAATATCTAAAATGAGTCTTTGACAAGCCATTCAGTTGTGTATATCAAAAGTTTGGGTTTGACAAGCCAAACTTCCAGGGTGTATGTCTAAAGTTTAAACAAAATGGTTTGAAGTTTGCTTGCACTAGCATTATGCCAAATTGTAGACAAAATTTGTAATTTCGGCATAGATTTTTGTAACTTCGGTCACGTGTGTTGGAAGTTGATTCTAGAGTGATTAAACTTACAAACGTTTACTAACTTAGGTGCGGCTTAAATGGTAGTCCCAAAATGGGCTATCTGTACATTTCATTCATGCTTGTTGGCTGCAAAATGATAAGAGGTAGCAATCTTTAGGGCTGctaattatatttaataactTTCATATTATTGTTCATAAGAGTTGCCTGTGATGACAATATAAGATACACATGGTAGAGTTGGAGATACACATGGTAGGGTGGTTCAATACTAATACAAATACAACAGAATGAAACTACAGAGTCCAAATATTTAGCTTTCAGAACTGGTTTTTATACCAGAACACACCCTTGAGTTGAGATCCTTCATCAGTCTCCACATAGATGCACTCCTTGAAATCCCTCCACATGGCCTTGTAAAATGGGGTGCCATCAAATTGGTAGTATTCTCCTAGTAATGGCTTCACAGCTTTTGTTGCCTCCACTGCACGGTAGTGTGGAATGGCTGGGAAGAGATGATGCACAACATGAGTATCTGCAATGTGGTGGAAGATGTTGTTTAGCACACCGTAGTCTCTGTCTACCGTAGCTAGAGCTCCTCTTAGCCAATTCCACTCGTATGAATCGTAATGTGGCAATGAAGGGTGTGTATGGTGCAAAAAAGTGATTAATACTATGAAGCCGTTCACAATTTGAAGGGGTACCCCATAGATGCATACAAACCAAGCTAGCCCTTGTGTGATTGCAGCGCGATACAATACATAACTAGTTGCAATCACACCTACATCTGAGATGAAGATCTGTAGCCTCTCACGGTCATTATAAATGGGACTATATGGATCATAGTGACTTGCAAAGCGATCATAAGGTCTACCAGCGATATTGATGGCAAAGTACAAAGGTAAGCCAACAGTGAGGGTGAAGGCAAGTATGAATAATCTTCCTAACGGATTGTTGGCGTATACTTTGGTGTACCATCTTAGTTGAGATTTAAATTTAGGCACATAGTTTTCATCACGCTCAAGGGAACCAGTGTTGGAGTGGTGACGACGATGACTATATTTCCACGAAAAGTATGGTGTTAAAAGTGCAGAGTGGAGGATAAGACCAACAGTGTCATTTATCCACGGGTAATCACTGAATGACTGGTGGCCACATTCATGGGCAATGACCCATATACCAGTGCAAACACAACCTTGAACGATCCAGTAAGCAGGCCATGCTAGGTAATAATACGGGGATGGAAGGAGGTGGAAGTAAGTGGTGGCAATGTAGTAAAAGATGTAGACCAATATCAGATCATGAGCAACATAGGAGAAGGAACGAAGGAGAGATCGTTGAAAGCAGTGAGGAGGGATGACCTTCTTGATGTCACTAAGTGTAAACGGGGGCTTTGAAATTGGGACTCTTTGGAGaggatttttattattttgttcaaATATAGTTGTTGCAGCAGACATGTTGCCAGTGGCTCCCATTTTTGTTCAGCTGCCTCTTCAATCCTAAATCTGCAAAAATTAGATAATTGGTTCATCTAATGTAGTTATGATATAGGATAGTAGTTATTAGGTAAAGATGAAATTTTTAACAGAAAAAAATCCAATGCACTACAAAAGAATTAGTAACAGATTCTTTCTTGTGTATGTGTGGATAAGTAAAGTTTGTGGTTTATGAAAAGTAGGCCACTTAACCCAAAAACCAACCAGCTTGAAGCACTAATTCAAGCAGCAGTACTTTCCATATAAATCTAACCGGTCCAAATTAAAGAATCACCAAATCAAACGCCAACATTtagtaaataaaaaagatagGAGCATATGCAAGATGCatgtaaataaaaatagacTCTTGGTtctgaaagaaagaaaggtaaatttTGTTATGAAAGGAGGAAATACCTCAAAGTTCAAGAGAGGCCTTTTAGCCTTACCTTAATACTGGAGATTTCTCTCTCCCACATCATCTATTATTTATAGAAGTAGAGAAAGGGAGGCTAATTGTTTGGCCAACTCTATTCTTTAGAAGTCATTGGTTGGACTGTCGGGATCAACCGCTCACATCATGCCAAAAGTTATTGTTGATAGAACACTACAACATGACTATATTTCCACGAAGGAatgcaaattttatttcttaattaaGCCTATCAAGTAGGAATGCAAAATTAGGAAATTATCCGGTGTAGcagaataatttattttttcaaaaagtaaCAGTAGTTTTTTaaccaaatatatacaaacggtAAACATAAAATTGGCATAAAGCAATTATATAACTGcatgtattttgtatatatgtcGTCTCTATGGATTCTATATGTCATGCGCATGTCACTGTATGTCCACTGATACATGGGACagacaaataacatatacagtCAAAACTACCTCTATAGCGTAGCGTTTGTCAAAAAAATTTCATCGCTTATAAAGTGAGGTGTTGTTATGCGTAATGTCTTGACGATTGATGTTTGATCtcatttaattatataaataaaaatacgcaaaaatttgtttattttcctgtactttttatgttataacgAAAACAAATacttgttaaattaatttaaaatctcaattgattttcataattcattaattaaaaactGAAGTGACTaataaatccataactagttgtaccGTATCAATAAGGAATTAAAATCTATGGAatatatgcatttaaaattatttgaaaattaaaatatttcaagtttgatgtaagaattctacaattgtaggttgtttcGTAAATTTCAGTCTCTTAGTGACAATATAACGCTTGAATTgacggaattttttttccaaactttcagcaaaaagGAATTCAATAGTTTTTCCTTGAtgattatcataaatattttaatattttatttttatacataatatatttagtatggctgttatagagaggtaattttacaaagagtgtactgCTATAATGAATGCCATTGCTGTTATAGGTAGAATCTTTGtcatagagaagtaaaatataacatgaaaaatcgattCCGGAGAAAATCAGGCCGTTCTAGTGAAATGCTattataacgaatgacaattatagaggGGTTTGACTGTACCCGACATCAGTGGTGGAGCTAGAAATTTTATTAAGGGTGTTCAAGTTCTAAAggagtgaataatttttttttagctgaGTGAATgcagaaaacattttttttttactgatgACTGGGTGCacccaaaatttaaaatcaatttaCATATCATTTAACTAAATGATATGAAAACTTAAAATTATGAAACTATCAAttgtataaataaaaaataacatagaaaagtcaacaatttttttttttttggcaactagtttaattatataaaaaacaaCACACATCAAAActaatgtaaaaaataaaaataagcataatcATGCAACATAGAAGAAAATTAGTACCTACTCTTTTAAGGTGGTACAGAAAACAAAGTAGGTagtatgaaaaaaagaaaaagaaatagtaGTTAAAATGACAGAAAGTATGCCTctaagttttgtttttttttttgttttttaattgaTAGAAGAATATGAACATTTTTAGTTGAGGTGCGATATTTTAGATGAGACATTTCTAGTTTTATAGACTGAAGtaaatataaataaagataGAAAAATAATATGTTAATTTGTTCGAAATTAAAGAAGAATTGGTATTGGTAGGGTCCTAATaagaaagagaataaatatgtTCTAGTAGAATCTAGCCAAGCAATCAACGTGTCACATTATCGtcaagttttgtttgttttatttcctttttcttgaaaatgaaaaaataaggctAAAAATTGCTACGAGCGAGGTTTGAGCCGCAGACCTCCACGTCTCAATTGAACACCCTCACCATTGTACTGGCACTCTCATTTGTGTCAAGGGGTATGCATTTATTTATATATCCCAATAATACAGAATATTTTACCTATCTACACGTGTAATTTTCCGGCTCTTGGCTGTATCTCCGCCCCTGCCCGACATATAAAACACATACAACctattgttcttcttcttcctcgagTTTCGATATGAAATTCCAACGAAAACCAGCTCTAATCTTCACCAAACTACATCAACTATATTTTCATATAAACTACAATGATATTCCCGATCTTTTGCAACAACACCCAATCCAAATGAATAAAATTTCGCAAAATAGATTTTCAAATTCAAAGCTTCCAAGTTTTTTAATGGCTATCAATGGAACTTTTAATGAAAgctttgggtgtgtttggtgagtgtgtgtggggcggggggggggggggtgggatgATGAGCCTAATCCCTTACTTTtcctactccctccatcccaattaaGTGTATCACTTTCCttaaaaaagagtgtctctttctataATTGGGAAGTTGAACattcaaacatcctacatgacaagtttataaccacaagatccaaaggatattttagtatattataCACATCTTTAGTTTAGAACCGCAAGATTGTAatg is a window of Lycium ferocissimum isolate CSIRO_LF1 chromosome 12, AGI_CSIRO_Lferr_CH_V1, whole genome shotgun sequence DNA encoding:
- the LOC132040242 gene encoding delta(12)-fatty-acid desaturase FAD2-like; translation: MGATGNMSAATTIFEQNNKNPLQRVPISKPPFTLSDIKKVIPPHCFQRSLLRSFSYVAHDLILVYIFYYIATTYFHLLPSPYYYLAWPAYWIVQGCVCTGIWVIAHECGHQSFSDYPWINDTVGLILHSALLTPYFSWKYSHRRHHSNTGSLERDENYVPKFKSQLRWYTKVYANNPLGRLFILAFTLTVGLPLYFAINIAGRPYDRFASHYDPYSPIYNDRERLQIFISDVGVIATSYVLYRAAITQGLAWFVCIYGVPLQIVNGFIVLITFLHHTHPSLPHYDSYEWNWLRGALATVDRDYGVLNNIFHHIADTHVVHHLFPAIPHYRAVEATKAVKPLLGEYYQFDGTPFYKAMWRDFKECIYVETDEGSQLKGVFWYKNQF